A window of Chloroflexota bacterium contains these coding sequences:
- a CDS encoding MIP family channel protein, whose amino-acid sequence MRAHVAEFIGTFALVFAGCGAIAVGKLSDTGVALAFGLAIAVMVYALGHVSGAHFNPAVSIGFAVGRRFPWRRVASYAVAQIAGAASAAAVLRLTLGPAAALGVTAPAGSDLQALVWEAVLTFFLMLVITAVATDTRAVGEAAALAIGGAVALGALVGGPVSGASMNPARSLGPALVGGDLAGVWIYLLGPIAGAAAASMVYGYLRSDGAGSDQVRARPL is encoded by the coding sequence TTGAGAGCGCACGTCGCCGAGTTCATCGGTACCTTCGCCCTCGTCTTCGCCGGCTGCGGCGCGATCGCCGTCGGCAAGCTTTCCGACACGGGCGTCGCGCTCGCCTTTGGGCTGGCGATCGCGGTGATGGTCTACGCGCTCGGGCATGTCTCCGGTGCCCACTTCAACCCAGCCGTGTCGATCGGTTTCGCGGTCGGCCGGCGCTTCCCGTGGCGGCGCGTCGCCTCGTACGCCGTCGCCCAGATCGCGGGCGCGGCCAGCGCCGCTGCCGTGCTCCGGCTCACCCTCGGCCCGGCGGCGGCCCTCGGCGTCACCGCGCCTGCCGGTTCGGACCTTCAGGCGCTCGTCTGGGAGGCGGTCCTCACGTTCTTCCTCATGCTCGTGATCACAGCCGTCGCGACCGACACGCGCGCCGTCGGGGAGGCCGCAGCCCTCGCGATCGGCGGCGCGGTCGCGCTCGGCGCGCTCGTCGGTGGACCTGTGAGCGGCGCGTCGATGAACCCGGCCCGATCGCTCGGTCCTGCGCTCGTCGGCGGCGATCTCGCGGGCGTCTGGATCTATCTCCTCGGACCAATCGCCGGTGCGGCCGCCGCATCCATGGTCTATGGCTACCTGCGTTCCGATGGCGCCGGGTCCGACCAGGTGAGGGCGCGGCCGCTCTGA
- a CDS encoding LLM class flavin-dependent oxidoreductase, which produces MTAAVSRRPLKVGIQLPEVEREVRWAEYRAMARLAEDVGFDSIWMGDHLLYRSEALGARGPWEAWTMLAGLAEATSRIALGPLVACTSFHNPAMLAKMASTVDEISGGRLILGLGAGWNETEYRAFGFPFDRRISRFAEAFTIVRTLLRDGRVDFAGEFYTARDCELLPRPSRTGGPPLMVGSRGARMLEITIPHVDSWNVWYADTGNRPEGVPALRDQVDAACRSAGREPAAVERTVAVLVRLPGGSGRDQGDTEPVAPPLEGGPDVIAETLRAYAREGISHVQLVVDPITTASIEALGAVLAQLDREA; this is translated from the coding sequence GTGACCGCTGCCGTCTCGCGACGCCCGCTGAAGGTCGGCATCCAGCTCCCGGAGGTCGAGCGGGAGGTCCGCTGGGCGGAGTACCGGGCGATGGCCCGCCTCGCCGAGGACGTCGGCTTCGACTCGATCTGGATGGGCGACCACCTCCTCTACCGGAGCGAGGCACTCGGCGCGCGCGGCCCGTGGGAGGCCTGGACGATGCTCGCGGGACTCGCCGAGGCGACGAGCCGGATCGCCCTCGGCCCCCTCGTCGCGTGCACGAGCTTCCACAACCCGGCGATGCTCGCGAAGATGGCCTCCACGGTTGACGAGATCAGCGGCGGACGGCTGATCCTCGGCCTCGGCGCCGGCTGGAACGAGACCGAGTATCGAGCCTTCGGCTTCCCGTTCGATCGCCGCATCTCCCGCTTTGCCGAGGCGTTCACGATCGTCCGGACACTGCTCCGCGACGGACGGGTGGATTTCGCCGGCGAGTTCTACACGGCTCGCGATTGCGAACTCCTCCCCCGTCCGTCCCGGACCGGGGGCCCGCCGCTCATGGTGGGCTCCAGGGGCGCGCGGATGCTCGAGATCACGATCCCCCACGTGGACAGCTGGAACGTCTGGTACGCCGACACCGGGAATCGCCCGGAAGGTGTCCCGGCGCTCCGCGACCAGGTGGATGCCGCGTGCCGGTCCGCCGGTCGCGAACCCGCCGCGGTGGAGCGGACGGTCGCCGTTCTCGTCAGGCTGCCCGGCGGATCCGGACGGGACCAGGGCGACACGGAACCGGTCGCGCCACCCCTCGAGGGTGGTCCGGACGTCATCGCCGAGACACTTCGGGCGTACGCTCGCGAGGGCATCTCGCACGTCCAGCTCGTCGTGGACCCCATCACGACCGCATCGATCGAGGCCCTCGGGGCCGTCCTCGCGCAGCTCGATCGCGAGGCCTGA
- a CDS encoding Lrp/AsnC family transcriptional regulator translates to MAHARSRAPAQRSGDEISELDKRIIEHLQQDGRRPFTQIAAELGVSEAAVRARTNRLVERGILQIVGVTDPLKLGFHQQAMIGIRCERDKLIEVAEAVAAFPEVDYVVITAGSYDLLIETVCEDNNALLTFLTERLRRVDGVRDTETFVYLRMVKQTYQWGTR, encoded by the coding sequence ATGGCCCACGCACGGAGCCGCGCCCCTGCCCAGCGCTCGGGTGACGAGATCTCCGAGCTCGACAAGCGGATCATCGAGCACCTCCAGCAGGACGGGCGCCGGCCGTTCACCCAGATCGCCGCCGAGCTCGGCGTGAGCGAAGCGGCCGTCCGGGCCCGGACGAACCGGCTCGTCGAACGCGGCATCCTCCAGATCGTCGGCGTCACCGATCCGCTCAAGCTCGGCTTCCACCAGCAGGCGATGATCGGGATCCGCTGCGAGCGGGACAAGCTCATCGAGGTCGCCGAGGCGGTGGCCGCCTTCCCGGAGGTCGACTATGTCGTCATCACCGCAGGCTCGTACGACCTCCTCATCGAGACCGTGTGCGAGGACAACAACGCCCTCCTCACTTTCCTCACAGAGCGCCTCCGTCGGGTCGACGGCGTCCGCGACACGGAAACCTTCGTCTACCTCCGGATGGTGAAGCAGACCTATCAGTGGGGGACCCGCTGA